One Uloborus diversus isolate 005 unplaced genomic scaffold, Udiv.v.3.1 scaffold_1043, whole genome shotgun sequence genomic region harbors:
- the LOC129232076 gene encoding LOW QUALITY PROTEIN: uncharacterized protein LOC129232076 (The sequence of the model RefSeq protein was modified relative to this genomic sequence to represent the inferred CDS: inserted 1 base in 1 codon): MDIHMLLYTIMLKFFKVXEFHTNSSNHGIFQKFIAPGHPATNGLAERNVQTLKRKLKASFLEQTSIPFKVQNILFRYRATPLACGKSPAELHLNREFRIRLNSIFPYHPTTSKISSGPVRSLKVGERVQVRVFINNGNVWQFGKVIKKFGSRHYLIRLDSGRQLKRHINQLHSTGVSMHLEEDPSRECRSNVSSDSRQRTVVSDVPRIPEKAPAISCDNQNVPAASQNTSQPAVPLPRRSQRNIRLPS, from the exons ATGGATATCCATATGTTATTGTATACGATAATGCTCAAATTTTTCAAAG ACGAATTTCACACCAACAGTTCCAATCATGGAATTTTCCAAAAGTTTATAGCTCCAGGACACCCTGCAACAAATGGTCTTgcagaaagaaatgtgcaaaccttaaagaggaaattaaaagcttcattcCTCGAACAAACTTCAATACCATTCAAggttcaaaacatattgtttcgctATAGAGCAACCCCTCTAGCTTGTGGCAAGTCTCCAGCTGAATTACATCTAAACAGAGAATTTCGTATTCGCTTGAACTCTATCTTCCCATATCATCcaacaacatcaaaaatttccAGTGGTCCTGTGAGATCTTTAAAAGTGGGGGAGAGAGTCCAGGTTCGAGTCTTCATAAACAACGGAAACGTCTGGCAGTttggaaaagtaataaaaaagtttggTTCACGCCATTATTTGATTAGGCTAGATTCAGGACGACAACTAAAGCGACATATTAACCAACTGCATTCGACCGGTGTGTCAATGCACCTTGAGGAGGACCCTTCTCGAGAGTGCCGTTCTAATGTTTCCAGTGATTCAAGACAACGAACTGTGGTTTCTGATGTTCCACGGATTCCAGAGAAAGCTCCTGCAATCTCCTGTGACAACCAGAATGTTCCCGCGGCATCCCAGAATACCAGCCAACCTGCTGTGCCACTGCCTCGCCGTTCTCAAAGGAATATAAGACTTCCTTCATAA